The following DNA comes from Castanea sativa cultivar Marrone di Chiusa Pesio chromosome 10, ASM4071231v1.
AACCTAAGTCCGGCTATCTGTCCAACATCATCGACCAAGTGAAAACCAATTTAGTTTTTCGATCAAAATGGGCCGAGTTGAATGGTGCAATGGGGGACTTAGGCACATTTATTCCAATAGTTCTGGCCTTGACACTAGCTAATGACCTTAACCTAGGCACAACATTAATATTCACCGGTGTCAGCAATATTATCACTGGTGCCATCTATGGTGTCCCTATGCCTGTGCAACCTATGAAGGCCATTGCAGCTGCAGCCATATCTGGGTCTGATTTTGGTGTCCCAGAAATCATGGCTTCCGGAATTTTAACCGGAGGGGTTTTATTGGTTTTGGGTATAACAGGATTGATGCAACTAGTGTATAAGCTAATTCCTCTATCTGTTGTAAGAGGAATTCAGCTTGCACAAGGGTTATCATTTGCACTAACTGCGGTTAAGTACATTAGAAAAATTCAGGATTTTTCTAAGTCAAAGGCTAAAGGGGATAGGCCCTGGCTTGGTTTGGATGGATTGGCTTTGGCTATTATTTGTGCTtgttttataattgttattaaTGGTGCAGGTGAGGAAGAGCAAAGTGGTGAAAGAGAGACTGCTGGTGTTTTAGGTGATGAAGAAATAAGGCTTAGAAGGAAGAGAAGAGTGAGGAAAATTATCTTTTCAATTCCTTCAgcttttattatctttttatttggtGTGGTTTTTGCCTTTATAAGGAGGCCTAAAGTGTTGGAAGAGATTAGATTTGGACCATCATCTTTTCAAGTAGTGAAGATGTCTAAGCATGCATGGAAGGAAGGGTTTATAAAGGGTACAATTCCTCAACTCCCTTTGTCAGTACTAAATTCTGTGATCGGGGTGTGCAAGTTGTCATCTGATCTTTTTCCGGGAAAGGACTTATCGGCCACGTCACTTTCCGTGACCGTCGGGTTAATGAATGTGATTGGGTGTTGGTTTGGAGCTATGCCAAGTTGCCATGGTGCTGGTGGGTTAGCTGGGCAGTACAAGTTTGGAGGTAGGAGTGGTGGGTGTGTGGCACTTCTTGGCACAGCTAAATTGTTGTTGGGTTTGGTATTAGGGACTTCTTTGGTGAAGATTTTGGACCAATTTCCTGTTGGGATACTTGGGGTTTTGCTCTTGTTTGCTGGGATTGAGCTAGCTATGGCTTCAAGGGACATGAATTCCAAGGAGGAATCTTTTGTGATGCTTATTTGCACAGCGGTTTCACTTGTGGGTTCAAGTGCAGCGCTTGGTTTTCTGTTTGGGATACTTGTGCATGTGCTTCTTAGGCTAAGAAATTTGAGTAAGATCAACCCTGTTGTTCCATAGTATATAGACCATTGGCTAGGCTTATTTCATATGCTTCTATGTCTAACATGCAAAAGGGTATGAATGAAGATTTCCAAGGTTGAGAATTGTTAATTATTTAAGAGAGTATTTTTCGTTCCATACTATTTGTTGCATGAACGTTCTTCCAAAGTATTTTATAGATTGCT
Coding sequences within:
- the LOC142612995 gene encoding molybdate transporter 1-like — encoded protein: MDPENPENLSPHKPKSGYLSNIIDQVKTNLVFRSKWAELNGAMGDLGTFIPIVLALTLANDLNLGTTLIFTGVSNIITGAIYGVPMPVQPMKAIAAAAISGSDFGVPEIMASGILTGGVLLVLGITGLMQLVYKLIPLSVVRGIQLAQGLSFALTAVKYIRKIQDFSKSKAKGDRPWLGLDGLALAIICACFIIVINGAGEEEQSGERETAGVLGDEEIRLRRKRRVRKIIFSIPSAFIIFLFGVVFAFIRRPKVLEEIRFGPSSFQVVKMSKHAWKEGFIKGTIPQLPLSVLNSVIGVCKLSSDLFPGKDLSATSLSVTVGLMNVIGCWFGAMPSCHGAGGLAGQYKFGGRSGGCVALLGTAKLLLGLVLGTSLVKILDQFPVGILGVLLLFAGIELAMASRDMNSKEESFVMLICTAVSLVGSSAALGFLFGILVHVLLRLRNLSKINPVVP